DNA sequence from the Coregonus clupeaformis isolate EN_2021a chromosome 13, ASM2061545v1, whole genome shotgun sequence genome:
ATCTgcattcctactctgagacatttgtggatatgggcccttcaaatactatttagggtATTTTAATTTCTTTCAAAGTCATTTGgaattaatattttttatttgaaaacacaAGTAGTTAAttattggaatgtatttggatATACCCTTGGAAAGTattggcatgtatttgaaaatactcaaatacacagtaATTATACAAATACTTAAATACTCCCATGCATTTGAACCAGGTTTGTTTGGTATTTAAAATAATGTATTTGAAatagaaataagtatttgaaaatactttcacATACACTGTACATCCAGTATGAGTAGTTGATTCGGGCCACATCATTTGAAAATACTCAGATACACAgaaaataattattttaataacAAATAGACAAATACacatatttgaacccaggtctgatggctGTCTCTGCCGTTAAATGATAAAATCCCTGTGTAGGAGCTGGCTGTCCCCCTTACACAAAAGGTGTTATGACTTAACTTAATGGTTGAGAAATTACTTAAAACAGCTGATTCAGGCAATTTAAAACATATTGGCAGCTATAAACCAGTGGTTCCCCTGGTTGTCTTTGGAAAGGGTCAACCCCTTTCAATCACAACATTTCTCCACTGACGCATAGCTGACGTTGGAAATCTGAAGTGTAGTCTACGTCTTATCCTTTGACCGAGTGCTTTATTGCAATCTACAGAGAGGCCACAATGTTCCTTTAAGATGAATTGGCGGAGGACACAAATGTAACACAAGTAAAAGCTGGGCTTTTTGGGAAAGATTTTAATAGTTATTGAATGTTCTACATCGTACAGTAAGTATTATACAATTACAAACTTGCCTTACTTCTGTCACCAGGATCACTAACTGATCCTCATTAGAACGacataaaaacaaaaacagattTACACTTCATATACACAAGTCTGATGTGGGTCTCTGCTTCACAAACGTCCCAGCTTATGTTACAAAAACATTCCGCCAGCGTTGCTGCAACCATGTGACAGAACGTTGCAAGAGCTGTTGGGACCATTAGTTGGGAAGTGATTTTAATCTCAAGGTGCTGACTCTTTTAAACAATTTTTTGATTATTTTTTTGGGAAGACCCAAGAGTATACTTCACTCTCTCGAAATTAGTGTTCAAATCAAAGGTTGACAAGCCCGAAGTTCATCGTGACCAAAGAAAACAGACAAAGCATGGAGATAGTGTGTTCAACCTTGGTGGAGCTGCTTGCTTCTCGACCCCCGGGCACTGAGACATTCAGGGTCGCTCCCATAGCCTAGAATCCAAACTGAGTTTGTTACGTTGTATGGTTGTCACATAAAATGAAGTGAAACAACGGTGAAACGTAGTGAAAGCAGTTTCGATCCCAGGCTACAGCTCTCATGCTTCAGTCCGCAAACTGTGGACCCATATACTTTAGCATGTTTCAATAAACATACATTGTAGTGTAAGGACTTGACTCTGGGCTAACTTTCAGTCTATGCCCAGTTAGCACATTAGGTTCCCTGGATGTTCTGGGAACTTCGGTTTATGGTGTCAGTTTGGTTCTGGGAACATTCCTCTCGTGTTTCAATGCCCTGGGTCTTTGAGGGGAAAAGGCCAGCGTGTGGGGGGGACCTGTATGCCAGTCGCTTCTGACCGGATTGCCAGATTGTGTCCATCCGCACATCTGCTCCACTCATCCGACAGACTTGTGTTCTGAAATGCCTTCTGAAACCCCAAGAGGCAACCCACTTGAGCTTGACAATAAAGATCTTCTATCTTAAGAATAATaaacatcaatcaatcaacaaaaCCTTAAATAACACTTATGGTAAAAAGCGCTTAAATTACATATCAGAAATGAAAAGTGTAtcattcttttcttttttttcccctctttttttttctttttaaacACTGCGGTTATACTCATAGTACGCATGGTTAAATTATTTTTGAGGTTTTTAACCTCCAAAGATTTAGCACTCAGCATAGTGTGCAACTAGTCATATGCATTGTTCAGTTCTTGAATCACATTACATGTTCTAATGAATAATTTTTCGATGGTCTTCCCTCTAATCGTCCCAAAAAATGTGGGACAATACATTTACTTTTGAGACTTGTTTTCAATGTTTTTCTTCTGTTTGGCTCTGTGATATGCTACTGACAGGGGAGAGTAGAGGTTAGGTGACGTTAGCTCTACACAGTCTGACCAGTGCCATGTTGGGAGGAAACTCTTACACAGGACTGTATACATGCTTCACAcatgcgcgtgcacacacacatgcgcacgcacgcacacacacaaacacacatgcacacacacacacacacacacacacatggtagaCGAGGGGCTGATAGCACACTGCCCACTGATACCTTCCCTCATACAgtcaacacacactcactcatataCACATCTATACCTCGTTCACTAGTGAATGCTACTCTATCAATTGTCATATGTTGGGTGCAGAATGCCTCTCCTTTAAATCAATGTTTTATTTCCATTGGCGACGTAacactgtgacaaataaaattgcaTTTAGAATTTTACATAGTAGTTAACTGATTGTAACAGATTGAAATAAGCAGTAGCAATTATTCACAACAGATATTCTCTTAAATGTACAGTTGTTGTTTATTGAGACCAAAGAGTACCCTATCAAATGCACTGAACTAAATGAACTCTTAAGATGTCTCTTAAAAGATGAGCTAAGTACCTGTTATTTAGTATAGATTATTACTTTTAGATGTTTGTGCAATACATTTTTGACACACTCACATGATAACTCTGATATGTGGTCACGACACGGTAACCTAGTGCTGAACCATAATAACCTAGTATGGAACTCCTCCTCACAACCTTTAAACTCCACCCAAGCGGAACCCTGCTTCCTTGCCAACTCCAATTCTGAATTCCAAAAGAACTCTAGCCCCGCCTCCCTAGCCACTCCTGTGATTGTAGGCGGACTGGGTCAATACACTGTAAGCATTACGGTAAAATCTTGCCTTCTGATTGGCTAGGTGGAAATGTTggccatattgctttcacctatcccAATCCTCTCAGGTCTACaggtgtaggggctagggagggagtagaggatagggagtaggggttatgGGTTGATTTGGAGTCAATTTTCTCCCAACTCAGTGCCCCTGTCAAAGGGTTTTTGGACCCCGACTAAAGGCACATGATTGAAACCTTTCTAAAAATGTTCCCAATTTCCTGTTTGAACACAAATTCTTCTTCTCATACCCATGATTCCCTTCACGATCCTAACTCCCTTCCATTGTGTCTGCTATTGGATGCCCTGGAAACAATGATGTCCTGAGCCTGTTCTAAAGTGTTTTAGAGCATTTCTACACCTGCCATTGTTTAGAAGCGTTCACAAGAAAGGTGAACTAGTGTCAATTGCATGGACTACTTAGTAACATACACATCGAGACCAGATGATGACACAATTCTCTGGATTGGAACACATCTCTGTTGAGGTCAGTCTGTCTTCTAAAACcttgtttgcgtcccaaatggcactcaattccctatatagtgcgctacttttgaccagagccctatatagGAAGGGAATAGGGGCCCTTCTAAAACCCTGAGCCAACCAAGCAGTGCACCAAAGGcatccgcatgcttcccatccgaaacagttTGGAACAGTtcatgcatatattatgacgacatttggtggagtttttgttcgttttggccTTCGGCAGGTTATTTTTTTCAACTGTTCGTGCACACAAATTTTTTCtctcgaggcaagccgaagttcggcAGCCGAAGTTTACGCCCTTTcatcagtgattggtcaacagtttgcaaaaacgtcaaaattaatgacatatttcttagattaatttggactattttggcTATGGAGTcccaaaatggacaaacagtactattgcctaTTTCTTctagtttttcaagcgaaggtaaGGTCGGAaggtatgcgagcacactcgttcggttcgatTAGGCGCCACCCGAACTGAAGCATGCGGAAGAAGCCTTAACTCTGCTGCCTGCCCCGCACCCCTCACTACTGCCCTCTACCGGTCACTTGAAGAACTAGTGACACTGATCAGGGCCATGTTCAGTTCAGGAGAAGACGTTTTGAAAAGGAGTAAAACAGGGAGGTACTACCTGAATCTGTCCAATAAGAACACCAATTttcgttttccattgcaaaacgttttgctctGGCGTGCCTTGCTGAACACGACCCAGGTAAATGGTGCAGTTTAGGACCTAGATCTCTATTAAACATGTAAACATGACATCACATGGGATCTTTATTGCGAATAACACTCATCTCCAGTCTGTGAGATCAATGGGAGGCATGCAGCTCAAGGCTATGGGCATAGATGCTTGACCACTATACaatttagatgcttttttcacTCACTACTCCCCTTGTATTcctttatccccctctcttctACTGACCTTAAATCCCTCTGAATCCTTCGATTTAGCAATCCCTGGTCCAACTGACAATTTGCCTCACCCCTCAAACTCCATGCACCTCAGTTGACACTAGATTAGAATTGGAATCAGTTCACAACATAGCCTGCAAGTTATGAGGGAGACCCTATCCAGCAATTTATCCATTGCATCCTATGCCATCTACacttttgcgtgtgtgtgtgtgatgtcctATAAATCTGTATATGTATATGCGTACATGTGCCACTACTCATGCCAACTGAAATACCTAAATGTGAGTGTGTTTTCAAGTTTGGCGAGCTTTTACGTGTACAAAATAACCACAAACACGCGCAGGCGCTCGCTCACACGTCAGTATTCCTATATATAATATATTCATGTATAGATATTTAAATTGCTTACTATACTTTAGTAGACGTAAAAGCTAATTATGTCCACTGAACTTACTGAAAATGTACTCTACATGGTGTGTAACTATTACGGTACTTACGGTATTAGTCTTTCTTCTACCACAtgactgatatacagtgggtataatCTTAAGAAGCCAAGTTAATGCACTGTTGCTACAAGCTGGAAGACGACCCTTGTTATCTTGTGCTGGAAGATGGTTGTGTTTGAACATAAACCGAAATGGGAATGCAAATCAATAAGGTAGAAAGTAATCTAGGCGCGACACTCATACTGCGCTTTCCCCCAAATGTTTTTTGAAACATTTGAAAATTTGGCAGCATACAAAGACGTGTACATTCTCACGGCTGAAGGGACTGGCTTTGCGTCGGAACCAGTGTTCAGAAcagaaaaatacacacacactcacacacaaaagaAGAAGCACAAATGTACTATACATGTACTATACTGCTGGTCAGTGTGTGTCTGGATTATAAGAGagtcaaaataaaaaaacaaatccaaaaaatctgaggctggtaaaaaataataaaaacatgaAAAAGCAGCTTTTCCAAATCACAAAAGAATGCATAGTGACCCTTGCACTTTAGTTTTTTGTTCTTGCTGACAGACTTGATGCTCGTATGCCAGACCTCCTGCACCAATGTAAGACTTGAGTTGTGAGCAATGTTTGACTCCCGATCTGaggggaaagagtgagagagagagagatggagagggggagagcagtagaaggatggagaggggagggagaagacAAATGGTATTATGTATTATATATGTAATTTACAAAGAAAATATCACATTTGTCCTATAAATTCTTTTTCCAAAACCAAGTGACAATAACTCAAAATTACAGTTgctcatatatatatttttataataataaaaaatcaaCGCACTTACGTATCAAAGCACTGTCAATAGATCGGCCCTTAACTCTCCTAACCATAGACTGGGATAACATTGTGATAGGTTAaaactgatctaggaccagtaaCTTACATGAGTGGGGCCCAGTGGGGTCTACCAGTGAGGAGGCACATAGCTGTACCCAGGCGTCCCCTGGGGCCGATAGGTTGGCACGGTGACCGGATGTCCACCAATGTGCTGAGTGGCGTGCTGAGGCGTGGTCAGCAGAGTACCTGGGCAAAGAGggtcaatcagacagacagaggtcatCAGCATGGTAACACGGCCAGACAGTTGTCATCACCATGGAAACATGTCGGTGGCCAAACACATCTACTCCTTGAGAACTAATCGACCGAATACTGTTAGAAATGTGTTATAAACACAGCCTTTACTCCAAACAGAAACATCACTGTAAGTACCGGTAATAGTTGTGTGAACAATTTGTTTGAGCTGTTGATAGGGTcacaaaattccagtaactttacCAAAATGCTCAGGTTTTCCAAAAATCTTGGTTGTAGGATTCCCAGATTTCCTGGATATTCTATCCTGATTCCACAaatcttccaaccgggatttctggaaaacctgggaattttgcaaccctagtagTTTAGTTTTGACTTCTTACCAGCAGACATGGCCATGGTTGTGCCAGCCACCATGCCCATGGCCATATGGCCGTTGGAGCGGGGCTGTTGGACAGGGGCAGGGTAGAGGGCGGATGGGATGCTGTTGGGCTGCACCACTGTGGTGTGGTGTATGACGTGGGGCTGAGCTGCATACATCGGCTGTGTATAGTACGCACCCTGAGAGGAATAGAAGAAAAGATAAGTGATTTTTGGAATGCTTTGGCAATATTCAATATTGAAAAATTTAGAATTGGCTTTTCTTACTTTTCTAGCACAGCTAATTTTACTCAGCAAGCTAACTGTCTTCTAACAATCAAAAAACAAGTA
Encoded proteins:
- the LOC123492162 gene encoding protein FAM168A-like isoform X2; the encoded protein is MNPVYSPVQPGTPYGNPKNMAYAGYPAGYPQAPTYTPNLYQTGSPGYPPGYTAGTPYKVPPGQSNGAPPPYSPSPNPYQTAMYPIRSAYPQQNLYTQGAYYTQPMYAAQPHVIHHTTVVQPNSIPSALYPAPVQQPRSNGHMAMGMVAGTTMAMSAGTLLTTPQHATQHIGGHPVTVPTYRPQGTPGYSYVPPHW